A part of Blastocatellia bacterium genomic DNA contains:
- a CDS encoding ParA family protein, which produces MSPTRTLAIFNQAGGVGKSSLTRDLGYELTQHNLKVLLVDADPQASLTEFLGLNTDQLEHSLFEAIIHRESLPIHSIHGMDLVPATIDLATADFLLNAEIGRELRLRETLRAVKDNYDFIIIDAPPSLGNISINVLVAADEILIPVQCEIKALRGTKHLFDTIEKVRLLNPNLKIAGIVPTLLDIRTRLNTETYEVIQTRFGSRLTVFPPVRRGVAFAEAAARAMPVQLHAPKFEGNSDIKKLVEGLLNG; this is translated from the coding sequence TTGTCACCAACACGCACTTTAGCAATTTTTAACCAAGCCGGTGGAGTAGGTAAATCTTCTTTAACTAGGGATCTTGGTTATGAACTAACACAACATAACTTAAAGGTTTTACTAGTAGATGCTGACCCGCAAGCCTCTTTAACAGAGTTTTTAGGGTTAAACACTGACCAACTAGAACATAGCCTTTTTGAAGCAATAATTCATCGGGAAAGCTTACCAATTCATTCTATACACGGAATGGATCTAGTTCCTGCAACCATTGATTTAGCTACAGCAGACTTTCTTCTTAATGCAGAAATTGGGCGCGAGCTAAGATTAAGAGAAACTTTGCGAGCAGTTAAAGATAACTATGACTTTATAATTATTGATGCTCCTCCTTCACTTGGAAATATTTCTATCAATGTTTTAGTTGCTGCTGATGAAATATTAATCCCTGTTCAATGTGAAATTAAGGCTCTACGAGGAACAAAACACCTTTTTGATACAATCGAAAAAGTACGGCTTCTTAATCCAAACCTAAAGATTGCTGGTATTGTTCCAACGCTTCTTGATATAAGAACTCGCCTAAATACAGAAACTTATGAAGTAATTCAAACTCGTTTTGGTAGTCGATTAACAGTGTTTCCACCTGTTAGACGTGGTGTAGCCTTTGCTGAGGCTGCCGCACGTGCTATGCCTGTACAACTTCATGCACCTAAGTTTGAAGGAAATAGCGATATTAAAAAACTTGTAGAAGGACTATTAAATGGCTAA
- a CDS encoding replication initiator protein A, with product MEKRPHEARTKQHRPKLHTSEHVELVRVSLDEFNLATFPVSVLDKKAQRSHEPLQFRDTIVVAGRQVERHWKVFPHGEEGFPGPADDDVLMALFELTREQGGSKKIFFTRYQLCKKLGWPLNTFYYSRIESSFRKLAGIHIEATNAFADKERKKFINMGFSIIQEYKLFDETAGREKLSYVLWSDRIAASISQKLTKYLDASFYFEELETPLEKRLFRYLDNQFEQGLVQLSLNINDLCYEHLGVARRYRYTSQLMQKLELPLQKLVEKGFLLRWRLEGQILWLIRAEGFASRVSLSIPYSEMLADISPSPPVSSKGENSNSQLEGSSSIEQNIEQKRTRAKKQVKEVKEVKEVKEAKQENTVEEPLVVKELFSRGVDIGVARDIVSRSQGCEKDILEAIKYFDSECERGKKFDNPGGLLVSLIRKYLPAEQLPPARSTKTSTKSPTKITTKRSLVDKYESDNASSLLKTRAELEYQEYFIEVGRHAFEGLPQVEQKKLLTNVQSELQSGINASKYQKMPAEKFVEHVQTTVESQLSRKLAIEFPDWYQQWLVDQKIRFN from the coding sequence ATGGAAAAACGGCCACATGAGGCACGCACAAAACAACACCGACCTAAATTACATACTAGCGAGCATGTAGAATTAGTACGTGTTTCTTTGGATGAGTTTAATTTAGCTACCTTTCCTGTTTCGGTTTTAGATAAAAAGGCGCAGCGTAGTCATGAACCATTGCAGTTTCGTGACACAATTGTAGTAGCAGGCCGACAAGTTGAACGGCATTGGAAGGTTTTCCCACACGGTGAAGAAGGTTTTCCTGGGCCCGCAGATGATGATGTATTAATGGCACTGTTTGAATTAACTAGGGAGCAAGGAGGGTCAAAGAAAATATTTTTTACCCGTTACCAGCTATGTAAAAAGCTGGGTTGGCCGCTTAATACTTTTTATTACAGCCGAATTGAGTCTAGTTTTCGCAAACTTGCCGGTATACATATTGAAGCAACTAATGCTTTTGCTGATAAGGAAAGAAAAAAGTTTATCAATATGGGTTTTTCCATCATTCAGGAATATAAGCTTTTTGATGAAACTGCTGGGCGAGAAAAACTTTCCTATGTTCTTTGGTCAGACCGTATTGCCGCTTCAATTAGCCAAAAATTAACTAAATATTTGGATGCTAGCTTTTATTTTGAAGAGTTAGAAACGCCTTTGGAAAAACGTTTATTTCGTTACTTGGATAATCAGTTTGAACAAGGTTTAGTGCAGCTTTCCTTAAATATTAATGATCTTTGTTATGAACATTTAGGAGTTGCTCGCCGCTATCGTTATACTTCTCAGCTAATGCAAAAGTTAGAGTTACCACTACAGAAACTAGTAGAAAAAGGTTTTCTTCTTCGTTGGCGGTTAGAAGGTCAAATTCTTTGGTTAATTCGTGCAGAAGGTTTTGCAAGCCGGGTCTCTTTATCTATCCCATATAGTGAAATGTTGGCAGATATTTCACCTAGTCCCCCTGTTAGTTCTAAAGGAGAAAATTCTAATTCTCAATTAGAAGGATCTTCATCTATAGAACAAAATATAGAGCAAAAACGAACTAGAGCAAAAAAACAAGTTAAAGAAGTTAAAGAAGTTAAAGAAGTTAAGGAAGCAAAACAAGAAAACACTGTAGAAGAACCCTTAGTAGTTAAAGAACTTTTTTCACGTGGGGTTGATATTGGTGTAGCACGAGATATTGTTAGCCGTTCACAAGGTTGTGAAAAAGATATTTTAGAAGCAATAAAATATTTTGATTCTGAATGTGAACGGGGAAAAAAATTTGATAATCCAGGAGGACTATTAGTTAGCTTAATTAGAAAATATCTACCTGCTGAACAACTACCTCCAGCACGTAGCACTAAAACTTCTACAAAATCTCCTACTAAAATAACTACAAAAAGAAGCTTAGTAGATAAGTATGAGTCTGATAACGCATCTAGTTTATTAAAAACCCGTGCAGAATTAGAATATCAAGAATATTTTATTGAAGTTGGGCGACATGCTTTTGAAGGCTTGCCACAAGTTGAGCAAAAGAAACTACTTACTAATGTACAATCTGAGTTACAATCAGGAATAAACGCCAGTAAATATCAGAAAATGCCAGCAGAAAAATTTGTCGAACATGTTCAAACAACAGTAGAATCGCAACTAAGCCGCAAACTGGCGATAGAATTTCCAGATTGGTATCAGCAATGGTTAGTAGATCAAAAAATAAGATTTAACTAA
- a CDS encoding FG-GAP repeat protein: MKSQKRNLSRLLIILGVFFALIISLFPAHYVDAQQNMNVTVDLANTGAADISIFGRAETMAGASVAVGDLNGDRIDDLVVGMPSSDGGVNRVRCGEVRIFFGGANFRGTFDLANNVGDVRIIGADVIDLLGSNVGLFDVNADGRRDLVIAAPGGDGLNNSRNDAGELYAFFGGTGFNSSTIDLATVRPGLLAIGPVAGAQIGASLAGADFNGDGNQDLLIGAPLAGQQGNGLVLALRGISIVGNQVIDLGGSQDIVFSVTINSPNARFGTNVAAGDLNSDGRQDIVVSAPGLTNSSGQATGGVIIISGPISLQSNPNPVTPSFVAFGPSINSRFGEGLLVGDVDADQIDDLVISAPGHMANGRASSGQAYVFYGSAPLVGTRDLATSMADASFSGANPGDQLGSAVSINPGTPNIIPSTPPMLLADINRDGFRDLIIGAPNSTNPAGRARNGQALIFLKGGNRFEQRDVQIKPPDSVILGPRTGDQIGSRFAVGDLNNDTMPDLVITAPASMGNQGRNNGGAVFVVSNFNLNAQGNNQAPVLSMVPNQTVPETSTVMVDFSAVDPDGTITLSVDRPPTPSFVTLQDMGGGRGRLIISPPAGSRGSFVVALRATDNGNPPLFDAKSFVLTVTPPAPIIMAAAFDGKNLTIIGSRFGTNARVLINNVDQSKKIKANTDTSITVKGKAKKLGLVPGNNTVVVVDSAGNASQPAIVVL; encoded by the coding sequence GTGAAGAGTCAAAAAAGAAACCTTAGCAGGTTACTAATAATTTTAGGGGTGTTTTTTGCCTTAATAATAAGTTTATTTCCAGCACATTATGTTGATGCTCAACAAAATATGAATGTGACAGTAGATTTAGCCAACACAGGTGCAGCAGATATTAGCATTTTTGGTAGGGCGGAAACTATGGCTGGGGCATCTGTAGCAGTTGGGGATCTTAATGGAGATAGAATAGATGATTTAGTTGTTGGGATGCCTAGTAGCGATGGAGGAGTTAATAGGGTTCGTTGTGGAGAAGTAAGAATATTTTTTGGTGGAGCAAATTTTCGAGGCACATTTGATTTAGCTAATAATGTTGGGGATGTGCGAATAATAGGTGCAGATGTAATTGACTTACTTGGCTCAAATGTTGGCTTATTTGATGTTAATGCTGATGGAAGACGAGATTTAGTTATAGCGGCTCCAGGTGGAGATGGTCTTAATAATTCTCGTAATGATGCTGGGGAATTATATGCCTTTTTTGGTGGCACAGGTTTTAATTCTTCAACTATTGACTTGGCAACTGTTAGACCAGGACTTTTGGCTATAGGCCCGGTTGCTGGAGCGCAAATAGGTGCAAGTTTAGCAGGTGCTGATTTTAATGGTGATGGAAATCAAGATCTTTTAATTGGCGCACCTCTTGCAGGTCAACAAGGCAATGGGCTTGTACTAGCTTTAAGAGGTATTAGCATTGTTGGAAATCAAGTAATAGACCTTGGTGGAAGTCAAGATATAGTTTTCTCTGTAACTATTAATAGCCCTAATGCTCGTTTTGGTACAAATGTAGCAGCAGGAGATCTAAATAGCGATGGAAGACAAGACATAGTTGTTTCTGCTCCAGGACTTACTAATAGTAGTGGGCAAGCTACAGGAGGGGTAATAATTATTAGTGGCCCAATTTCTTTACAAAGTAATCCAAACCCAGTTACACCTAGTTTTGTAGCCTTTGGCCCAAGCATTAATTCTCGTTTTGGCGAAGGCTTATTGGTTGGGGATGTTGATGCTGACCAAATAGATGATTTAGTCATTAGTGCGCCAGGACATATGGCTAATGGACGGGCTAGTTCTGGTCAAGCCTATGTATTTTATGGTAGTGCGCCGCTAGTTGGAACAAGAGATTTAGCTACTAGCATGGCAGATGCTTCTTTTTCAGGTGCTAATCCTGGGGATCAATTAGGTAGTGCAGTTTCAATTAATCCAGGAACACCAAATATAATTCCAAGCACTCCTCCAATGTTGTTAGCAGATATTAACCGGGATGGATTTAGAGATTTAATTATTGGCGCACCTAATTCAACTAATCCGGCTGGACGTGCGCGAAATGGACAAGCGTTGATCTTTCTTAAAGGTGGGAATCGTTTTGAGCAAAGGGATGTGCAAATTAAACCACCAGATAGCGTAATACTTGGCCCTCGAACAGGGGATCAAATTGGTAGCCGTTTTGCTGTAGGCGATCTTAATAATGATACTATGCCAGATTTAGTTATTACTGCCCCAGCTTCTATGGGAAATCAAGGCCGCAACAATGGCGGTGCTGTTTTTGTAGTTTCAAACTTTAATCTTAATGCTCAAGGTAATAATCAAGCTCCTGTTTTATCAATGGTTCCAAATCAAACTGTTCCAGAAACTAGTACTGTTATGGTTGATTTTAGTGCTGTTGACCCTGATGGAACTATTACTTTATCTGTTGACCGTCCACCTACTCCAAGCTTTGTCACCCTTCAAGATATGGGTGGTGGAAGAGGTCGTTTAATTATTTCTCCTCCAGCAGGTAGTAGAGGTAGTTTTGTTGTTGCATTACGCGCGACTGATAACGGTAATCCTCCGTTATTTGATGCCAAGAGTTTTGTTTTAACAGTAACACCACCTGCACCGATAATTATGGCAGCAGCATTTGATGGAAAAAATCTAACTATTATTGGTTCTAGATTTGGTACAAATGCTAGAGTTCTAATTAATAATGTTGATCAATCAAAGAAAATAAAAGCTAATACGGATACTTCTATAACTGTTAAAGGTAAAGCTAAAAAACTTGGACTTGTACCAGGTAATAATACAGTTGTAGTTGTTGATTCTGCTGGCAATGCTTCACAACCTGCCATTGTAGTTTTATAA
- a CDS encoding DUF1684 domain-containing protein: MTRNILFAVLLTSLSLSTLNFPINLSTSMTINKTSTSFETPADKSLYQAEISKWRAETEAKLKSDQGWLAVAGLYWLSEGENRIGTDPKGQIVLPKDSAPAYIGSIVLNKGKAIFQPTKDAKVSVLDNVLTSELTLTSDVDGKPEILTINDLSMFLIKRGDHRGDRYGIRLRDKNSPFRKHFTGLTWYEADEKYRIEAKFIPHEQPKTLSVTSIIGDITEETSPGYVVFTIDGQKFELQAENSSGGRLFINFKDLTNGKTTYPAGRFLYTDPPKDGKVILDFNKTVNPPCAFTAYATCPLPPQPNRLSIKIEAGEKTYHYDEADAHK; the protein is encoded by the coding sequence ATGACTCGTAATATATTATTTGCAGTTTTGTTAACTAGCTTAAGCCTTTCTACTCTTAATTTTCCAATAAATCTATCTACTTCTATGACAATTAATAAAACATCTACAAGCTTTGAAACTCCTGCGGATAAATCTCTTTATCAAGCAGAAATTTCTAAATGGCGTGCTGAAACAGAAGCCAAATTAAAGTCTGACCAAGGTTGGTTAGCTGTTGCAGGGCTTTATTGGCTTTCTGAAGGAGAAAATCGTATAGGTACAGATCCAAAAGGTCAGATAGTCCTTCCAAAAGACTCTGCTCCTGCTTATATTGGCTCAATAGTGCTTAATAAGGGTAAAGCCATTTTTCAACCTACAAAAGATGCTAAAGTTTCTGTTTTAGATAACGTTTTAACTTCCGAACTAACTTTAACCTCTGATGTTGACGGTAAACCAGAGATTTTAACCATTAATGATTTATCTATGTTTTTAATTAAACGTGGAGATCATCGTGGGGATCGTTATGGTATCAGGTTAAGAGACAAAAACAGCCCTTTCCGCAAACATTTCACAGGTTTAACCTGGTATGAAGCAGATGAAAAATATCGTATAGAAGCAAAATTCATCCCACATGAGCAACCAAAAACTTTGTCTGTCACCAGCATAATAGGTGATATTACAGAAGAAACTAGCCCAGGCTATGTAGTTTTTACAATTGATGGTCAAAAGTTTGAGTTACAAGCAGAAAACTCTAGCGGTGGCCGGCTCTTTATTAATTTCAAAGACTTAACCAATGGCAAGACGACTTATCCAGCAGGTCGTTTTCTTTATACCGACCCTCCAAAAGATGGAAAAGTTATTTTAGATTTTAATAAAACTGTAAATCCTCCTTGTGCTTTTACTGCTTATGCTACTTGTCCTTTGCCACCTCAACCAAATCGCTTATCAATAAAAATTGAGGCAGGAGAAAAAACTTATCATTATGATGAAGCAGATGCACATAAGTAA
- a CDS encoding LysM peptidoglycan-binding domain-containing protein, with protein MKIFLFLDYFIYTSIKTLSYQFISRGKFMVTGVNNSNNSQSISSASNNTYTVRSGDTLSEIAARNKVSLSNVISANPQIKNPNLIYPGQQINIPSQAGTGNLAGMSVSKAQSPAESPMAGGSYMVRPGDTLSGIASRSGVGLNDMMMANPQIKNPNMIYVGQQLNIPGGIDGVTRPSSSSTQSRPTASNETNNSAPVRNTGPSGDIKGGVSVAELKRIMPSLSDAKAQAYLPSLNKAMAEFKINTPERQAAFLAQLAQESGELKYFEELASGRAYEGRRDLGNTQPGDGVRFKGRGPIQLTGRANYRAAGAALGIDLERNPTRASDPDVGFRVAGWYWNSRNLNSFADSRNFDAITYRINGGYNGKSVRDMYYRRALDVLGA; from the coding sequence ATGAAGATTTTTTTATTCTTGGATTACTTCATTTACACATCAATAAAAACTTTATCTTATCAATTTATTTCAAGGGGAAAATTTATGGTGACAGGAGTTAATAATAGTAACAACTCTCAATCAATATCTAGTGCTAGTAACAATACTTATACGGTTCGTTCTGGTGATACACTTTCTGAAATAGCTGCACGTAATAAAGTTAGTTTAAGTAATGTAATTTCTGCTAATCCACAAATAAAAAACCCTAATTTAATTTATCCAGGTCAACAAATTAATATACCTTCTCAAGCAGGGACAGGAAATTTAGCTGGTATGTCTGTATCAAAAGCTCAATCTCCAGCAGAAAGCCCTATGGCAGGAGGTAGTTATATGGTACGTCCAGGCGATACTCTATCTGGTATTGCTTCTCGTAGCGGAGTTGGATTAAACGACATGATGATGGCTAATCCACAAATAAAAAATCCTAATATGATTTATGTAGGTCAACAGCTTAATATACCTGGTGGAATAGATGGAGTAACTCGTCCAAGTTCTTCATCTACTCAAAGTCGTCCAACTGCTAGTAATGAGACTAATAATTCTGCTCCTGTTAGAAATACAGGCCCAAGTGGAGATATTAAAGGTGGAGTTTCTGTTGCAGAACTAAAGCGTATTATGCCTTCGCTATCTGATGCTAAAGCACAAGCTTATTTGCCTTCCTTAAATAAAGCAATGGCTGAATTTAAGATTAATACACCAGAACGCCAAGCTGCCTTTTTAGCCCAACTTGCTCAAGAAAGTGGAGAACTAAAATACTTTGAGGAATTAGCTAGTGGGCGTGCTTATGAAGGTCGTCGTGATTTAGGTAATACTCAACCTGGTGATGGAGTACGTTTTAAGGGTCGTGGGCCAATTCAATTAACAGGACGAGCTAATTATCGCGCTGCGGGTGCAGCATTAGGAATTGACCTAGAAAGAAACCCAACTCGCGCTTCTGATCCTGATGTAGGCTTTCGTGTTGCTGGTTGGTACTGGAATAGTCGTAACTTAAATTCTTTTGCTGACTCAAGAAATTTTGATGCTATTACCTACAGAATAAATGGCGGTTATAATGGCAAATCTGTTAGAGATATGTATTATCGACGTGCTTTAGATGTTTTAGGCGCGTAA
- a CDS encoding cupin domain-containing protein: MVEKFNVVNIKEKFAKFSEYWTPKIAAELNGQQIKFAKLKGEFFWHFHENEDELFLVIKGKLLIKLREQDITINEGEFFIVPKGVEHLPVAEEECHVMLIEPASTLNTGNIHNDITLENLENI; the protein is encoded by the coding sequence ATGGTAGAAAAATTTAACGTAGTAAATATAAAAGAAAAGTTTGCTAAATTTAGTGAGTATTGGACACCTAAAATAGCAGCAGAACTAAATGGTCAACAAATAAAATTTGCCAAGTTAAAAGGTGAATTTTTTTGGCATTTTCATGAAAATGAAGATGAACTCTTTTTAGTAATAAAAGGCAAACTACTAATAAAATTACGTGAGCAAGATATAACAATTAATGAAGGTGAATTTTTTATTGTCCCAAAAGGTGTAGAACATTTGCCAGTTGCAGAAGAAGAATGCCATGTTATGTTAATTGAGCCAGCATCTACGCTAAATACTGGTAATATTCATAATGATATAACCCTAGAAAATCTAGAAAATATTTAG
- a CDS encoding FHA domain-containing protein: protein MKAKLQISSTVGNESFDYEIVKPETKIGRSPQSNDIVLIDVQISREHATINRKGEYFFLTDLQSANGCFVNGNRISGEHLISAEDILQIGKYLLKLHCEKEVLPVAKTVASQSAPSHTVLLRAPVNASMLIPKVDSGKMPDDFSTPDLLKKEMEQLRKKSDVLNYLYELGNMFNSVFALEDIFARMSEMLFRVTPAERCIVQLKDTDTKELMVKAVKFRSEENNQDKHITPPSAIVQQVMQEQAALLLLDAQDAGKGGMTAVFQGVQSVICAPLIVGGQTVGVIYVDNRKSSKGSEIPKVFGSDDLDLLSAIASQTSMALDNATAHNRLMKEALAREAYGRFLPDKVVNKILESPESLKLGGTNVEATILFADVRGFTPLSEKLQPQEIVELLNEYFTNMTDIIFSHQGILDKYMGDGLMALFGVAYDDQEAKENAPLNAAKAAIDMQRRMVMLRKKFYEQFGHEVNIGIGINTGVITVGFIGSNRRMEYTGIGDPVNLAARLEANSKNSSTHILISSATYERIKDKIVANRLPPIEVKGKSEPQEVYEVVWEE from the coding sequence ATGAAGGCAAAACTACAAATAAGTTCTACTGTTGGTAATGAATCGTTTGATTATGAAATAGTCAAGCCAGAAACCAAAATAGGACGTTCTCCTCAAAGTAATGATATTGTATTGATTGATGTTCAAATTTCACGTGAACATGCAACCATCAACCGCAAAGGAGAATATTTTTTCTTAACAGACTTGCAAAGTGCTAATGGGTGTTTTGTCAACGGGAATCGTATTTCTGGAGAACATTTAATTAGTGCAGAAGATATACTGCAAATAGGAAAATACTTATTAAAACTCCACTGTGAAAAAGAAGTTTTGCCTGTTGCTAAAACTGTAGCAAGTCAATCGGCTCCTTCTCACACTGTTTTACTACGCGCTCCGGTAAATGCTTCAATGCTAATACCTAAAGTAGATTCCGGGAAAATGCCTGATGATTTTAGCACTCCAGATTTACTAAAGAAAGAAATGGAGCAACTGCGTAAAAAGTCTGATGTATTAAATTACCTCTATGAATTAGGTAATATGTTTAATTCTGTTTTTGCATTAGAAGACATTTTTGCTCGGATGTCTGAAATGCTCTTTCGTGTTACTCCAGCCGAACGTTGTATTGTTCAACTTAAAGACACAGATACTAAAGAACTAATGGTTAAAGCTGTTAAGTTTCGATCAGAAGAAAATAACCAAGATAAACATATCACTCCACCTAGTGCAATTGTTCAACAAGTAATGCAGGAGCAAGCAGCACTACTTCTGCTAGATGCTCAAGATGCGGGCAAAGGAGGTATGACTGCTGTTTTTCAAGGGGTTCAATCTGTTATTTGCGCTCCACTAATTGTAGGGGGTCAAACTGTTGGTGTAATTTATGTAGATAATCGTAAAAGTTCCAAAGGCTCTGAAATTCCGAAAGTTTTTGGCTCTGATGACTTAGATTTGTTAAGTGCTATTGCATCACAAACATCTATGGCACTTGATAATGCAACGGCTCATAATCGTCTTATGAAAGAAGCTTTAGCACGTGAAGCTTACGGGCGGTTTTTACCTGATAAGGTTGTAAATAAAATTTTAGAATCTCCTGAATCACTTAAATTAGGTGGCACAAATGTAGAAGCAACAATTCTATTTGCTGATGTACGTGGCTTTACACCCCTTTCAGAAAAACTACAACCACAAGAAATAGTTGAGCTTTTAAATGAATATTTTACTAATATGACTGATATTATTTTTTCCCATCAAGGCATATTAGATAAATATATGGGTGATGGTTTGATGGCTCTATTTGGTGTAGCTTATGATGACCAAGAAGCAAAAGAAAATGCTCCTCTAAATGCAGCAAAAGCTGCTATTGATATGCAAAGACGAATGGTAATGCTTAGAAAGAAGTTCTACGAGCAATTTGGTCATGAAGTTAATATAGGTATCGGTATTAATACAGGAGTGATAACAGTAGGTTTTATAGGTTCAAACCGACGTATGGAATATACTGGTATAGGCGATCCTGTAAATTTAGCTGCTCGTTTAGAAGCAAATTCTAAAAATTCTAGTACTCATATTCTAATTAGTTCTGCTACTTATGAAAGAATTAAGGACAAAATTGTTGCTAACCGCTTACCACCAATAGAGGTAAAAGGAAAAAGTGAGCCTCAAGAAGTTTACGAAGTAGTTTGGGAAGAGTAG
- a CDS encoding DUF533 domain-containing protein, whose amino-acid sequence MQPREAIASLQLLVAVAKADGKIETSEREALEDSLKDLTLPVDYSIDKLLSQEVVLEAVINEVKAPEAQKAAFKSAYLLAHADGHFAKEEQHLLSMLQQRWNISNEEVTELNNSVNIANATVTSNVATVDTSERGAVVQKTIRNYLILTSLAGAIPIPLIGDLMVIPLQMKMMMDLGKIYGFNLDKTTVKAMLGSLGVGTGARIAVSSLAKLVPGWGSVVGATAAFSTTYALGNVATQYFESGGNLSIDSFKKAFQEKKEEGKKEYEKSRSQIEGNKEVAKQLEDLGKALKAGKITQGQYDEEVNKINSSILILFNQ is encoded by the coding sequence ATGCAACCACGTGAAGCTATTGCGTCACTACAATTATTAGTTGCTGTAGCTAAAGCAGATGGCAAAATAGAAACTTCTGAACGAGAAGCTTTAGAGGACTCATTAAAAGATTTAACTTTGCCAGTAGACTATAGCATAGATAAACTACTTTCTCAGGAAGTAGTATTAGAGGCTGTAATTAATGAAGTTAAAGCTCCTGAAGCTCAAAAAGCTGCTTTTAAGTCTGCTTACCTACTAGCACATGCTGACGGACATTTTGCTAAAGAAGAACAACATTTATTATCAATGTTACAACAACGTTGGAATATTTCTAATGAAGAAGTTACAGAACTTAATAATAGTGTAAATATTGCAAATGCTACAGTTACTTCTAATGTAGCAACTGTAGATACTTCTGAGCGTGGTGCTGTAGTACAAAAAACTATCCGTAATTACCTAATCTTAACTTCACTTGCTGGAGCAATACCTATTCCATTAATTGGTGACTTGATGGTTATTCCTTTGCAAATGAAAATGATGATGGATTTAGGCAAGATTTATGGGTTTAACTTAGATAAAACCACGGTTAAAGCTATGTTAGGTTCACTAGGTGTAGGTACTGGAGCAAGAATAGCAGTTTCTAGTTTAGCAAAATTGGTTCCAGGCTGGGGTAGTGTTGTAGGTGCAACGGCTGCATTTTCTACTACTTATGCTCTAGGCAATGTTGCTACACAGTATTTTGAATCAGGTGGCAATTTATCTATAGATTCTTTTAAGAAAGCTTTCCAAGAGAAAAAAGAGGAAGGCAAAAAAGAATATGAAAAATCTCGTAGCCAAATAGAAGGAAATAAGGAAGTTGCTAAACAACTAGAAGATTTAGGTAAAGCTCTAAAGGCAGGAAAAATAACTCAAGGTCAATATGACGAAGAAGTTAATAAAATTAATAGTTCTATTTTAATTCTCTTTAATCAATAA
- a CDS encoding DUF533 domain-containing protein translates to MDSKEALASLQLLVAVAKANGVIADEERDAIKDALADSKLPGEYTVDNLLAEDLQLDTILSVLQSEEARHQSFSAAYLLAHADGDCDPDEKAVLDKLQTHWNIPESEVANLQNVLKISQGSVASSLGAPGKAARTEESNDVIKLHRVLAALAGAVPVPLVGDVMVLSLQMKMVVELGRLYGQEMNKTSIKALLGTLGVGTGARMAVSSLAKLVPGFGSVVGAVAGYATTHAVGQVAIKYFESNGNLSADAMKGIFKEKKAEGEKEYQANKASLDANKEAANKLTELGKQLKSGAITQDQYNEEIAKLEVKA, encoded by the coding sequence ATGGACTCAAAAGAAGCATTAGCCTCATTGCAATTATTAGTTGCTGTAGCAAAAGCAAATGGAGTAATTGCCGACGAAGAACGAGATGCAATCAAAGATGCCCTAGCCGATAGCAAATTGCCTGGAGAATACACAGTTGATAATTTATTAGCTGAAGATCTACAACTAGACACTATTTTATCTGTCTTACAATCAGAAGAAGCTAGACACCAATCTTTTTCTGCTGCTTACTTGCTAGCACATGCAGACGGAGATTGTGACCCAGACGAAAAAGCAGTGTTAGACAAATTACAAACACATTGGAATATTCCAGAATCAGAAGTTGCTAACTTGCAAAATGTATTAAAAATAAGCCAAGGAAGTGTTGCTAGCAGTCTTGGCGCACCTGGCAAAGCTGCTCGTACAGAAGAATCAAATGATGTCATTAAATTACACCGTGTTTTAGCTGCTCTAGCTGGTGCTGTTCCTGTTCCTCTAGTTGGGGATGTTATGGTGCTATCCTTACAAATGAAAATGGTAGTAGAACTAGGTAGACTTTATGGTCAAGAAATGAACAAAACCAGCATTAAAGCCTTACTAGGAACTTTGGGTGTAGGTACTGGTGCTAGAATGGCAGTTTCCAGTTTAGCTAAACTTGTTCCCGGTTTTGGTAGCGTTGTAGGTGCTGTTGCTGGTTATGCAACTACTCACGCCGTCGGACAAGTTGCTATTAAATATTTTGAATCTAATGGCAATCTTTCTGCTGATGCAATGAAAGGCATTTTCAAAGAGAAGAAAGCCGAAGGTGAAAAAGAATACCAAGCCAACAAAGCTTCTTTGGATGCTAATAAAGAAGCTGCTAATAAGCTTACTGAACTAGGTAAACAACTTAAGTCAGGTGCTATTACTCAAGATCAGTACAACGAAGAAATTGCTAAATTAGAAGTTAAAGCTTAA